One window of Stigmatella aurantiaca genomic DNA carries:
- a CDS encoding radical SAM protein, with translation MNLKQLSLPELGEALAPLSPTPTAVRKVFAAVFAHGARTVEDVCSAPQVPRRVADHLRAHAQMPRLEVVERRQAEDGFVKYLFGSPLGGRVEAVRIPIFDEKYIVCVSSQVGCALACDFCMTGKLGFQRNLKTWEILDQVLQVREEADRPVRGVVFMGMGEPLLNYTETIRAAQILSNPAGFAISGTSITFSTAGMVPAIRRYTSEGHPYRLAFSVTSAIPEKRLKVLPIEKGHPLPELVEAIREYTQVRRERAMIAYVAISGFNLGMEDAQALKDTFEGIPIKVDLIDVTDPTGKYLPPGPEELKAFRDHLQILKAPIARRYSGGKDIGAACGTLEASQYGGTVLPPPPVAPERVREG, from the coding sequence GTGAACCTGAAGCAACTGTCACTGCCGGAGCTCGGCGAGGCCCTGGCCCCCCTGTCGCCCACCCCCACGGCGGTGCGCAAGGTGTTCGCGGCCGTCTTCGCCCATGGGGCCCGGACGGTGGAGGACGTGTGCTCGGCCCCGCAGGTGCCCCGCCGGGTGGCGGACCACCTGCGTGCCCACGCGCAGATGCCCCGGCTGGAAGTGGTGGAGCGGCGCCAGGCCGAGGACGGCTTCGTGAAGTACCTCTTCGGCTCGCCCCTGGGCGGGCGCGTGGAGGCGGTGCGCATCCCCATCTTCGATGAGAAGTACATCGTCTGCGTGTCCAGCCAGGTGGGCTGCGCGCTGGCGTGCGACTTCTGCATGACGGGCAAGCTCGGCTTCCAGCGCAACCTGAAGACGTGGGAGATCCTCGACCAGGTGCTCCAGGTGCGCGAGGAGGCGGACCGCCCCGTGCGCGGCGTGGTGTTCATGGGCATGGGCGAGCCGCTCCTGAACTACACGGAGACCATCCGCGCGGCGCAGATCCTCTCCAACCCCGCGGGCTTCGCCATCTCCGGCACGTCCATCACCTTCTCCACGGCGGGCATGGTGCCGGCCATCCGCCGGTACACGAGCGAGGGGCACCCGTACCGGCTGGCCTTCTCGGTGACGAGCGCCATCCCGGAGAAGCGGCTGAAGGTGCTGCCCATCGAGAAGGGGCACCCACTGCCGGAGCTGGTGGAGGCCATCCGCGAGTACACGCAGGTGCGCCGCGAGCGGGCCATGATTGCCTACGTGGCCATCTCCGGCTTCAACCTGGGGATGGAGGATGCCCAGGCGCTGAAGGACACCTTCGAGGGCATCCCCATCAAGGTGGACCTCATCGACGTGACGGACCCGACGGGCAAGTACCTGCCCCCGGGGCCCGAGGAGCTGAAGGCCTTCCGGGACCACCTGCAGATCCTCAAGGCGCCCATCGCCCGGCGCTACTCGGGCGGCAAGGACATCGGCGCGGCCTGCGGCACGCTGGAGGCCAGCCAGTACGGCGGCACCGTGCTGCCCCCGCCCCCCGTGGCCCCCGAGCGCGTGCGCGAGGGCTGA
- a CDS encoding anti-sigma factor family protein: protein MYTCKDSINLLMNFLDGELSQEETQHLREHLQGCSPCVDFLRTYRATPGLCKRALAARMPQEVSEKLTEYLRSKIKSAS, encoded by the coding sequence ATGTATACCTGTAAAGATTCCATCAACCTCCTGATGAACTTCCTCGACGGCGAGCTGTCGCAGGAGGAGACCCAGCACTTACGTGAGCACCTGCAAGGGTGTTCCCCGTGCGTGGACTTCCTGCGCACCTACCGGGCCACACCGGGGCTGTGCAAGCGGGCGCTGGCCGCGCGCATGCCCCAGGAAGTCTCCGAGAAGCTGACCGAGTACCTCCGCTCCAAAATCAAGTCCGCCTCGTGA
- a CDS encoding RNA polymerase sigma factor: MPDEVVPPPEDRQLLSRAQAGEMAAFEALVESHRDKVFGLALRMTRSEADAAEISQDTFLSAYQHLKDFRGDAAFSSWVYRIAANHALMRLRHRRVVQAAEEELKGPEFTERGSLAAYPEQDWSRDAEEKALDAETGLAIQQATDRLPEGYREVFLLKDVEGLSYEQIAEVTGDSVPAIKSRLHRARLALREAIDQFYNRDNRAV; encoded by the coding sequence GCCCGACGAGGTCGTCCCACCCCCAGAAGACCGCCAGTTGCTGTCGCGCGCGCAGGCCGGAGAGATGGCCGCGTTCGAGGCGCTGGTGGAGTCCCATCGGGACAAGGTCTTCGGGCTGGCGCTCAGAATGACGCGTTCCGAGGCGGATGCCGCGGAAATCTCCCAGGACACCTTCCTGTCCGCCTACCAACACCTCAAGGACTTCCGCGGCGACGCGGCGTTCAGCTCCTGGGTCTACCGCATCGCGGCGAACCACGCCCTCATGCGGCTGCGCCACCGCCGGGTGGTGCAGGCGGCCGAGGAGGAGCTCAAGGGCCCGGAGTTCACCGAGCGGGGCTCCCTGGCCGCCTACCCCGAGCAGGACTGGAGCCGGGACGCCGAGGAGAAGGCCCTGGACGCGGAGACCGGGCTGGCCATCCAGCAGGCGACCGACCGGCTGCCCGAGGGCTACCGCGAAGTCTTTCTCTTGAAAGACGTCGAGGGGCTCAGTTACGAACAGATCGCGGAGGTGACGGGGGATTCGGTCCCCGCCATCAAGAGCCGGTTGCATCGTGCCCGGCTCGCGCTGCGGGAGGCGATTGACCAGTTCTATAACCGGGACAATCGTGCAGTGTGA